In one window of Meleagris gallopavo isolate NT-WF06-2002-E0010 breed Aviagen turkey brand Nicholas breeding stock chromosome 4, Turkey_5.1, whole genome shotgun sequence DNA:
- the LOC104910908 gene encoding transforming acidic coiled-coil-containing protein 3-like isoform X2, producing MSLQILNAENGENVSDDLTAEDCGFYFAQSEATGRPSILRLSQKENLPPKSVARAMKVTFQTPLRDPQSRKILSPTMTDKLESTFTLDDCSEALQDDLSVPISTVISQQKTEAEASDTEINKQMPEKVSAAPYPDDEMPVKSRGSYSLDFDNLNDINPFQSSMQLQNSPANLQKSPVRVSSSPEKTNEKSSNSLPLDNTASPSTTTSTQYPSKQDNTSSSGKKSVLLESNKPDLFPKHTIGDSLQESPSTEVSQINKSGNLDLISSDVTCSSKTGESKLQTVPVPEKASTEELKPLEEPAISKGEPAEKPGVTKAGPVKLEFDFDNTSVRKPPPKKLGKRLGIKPPSKKTFNTKLKTENSEVENKSNVEDEAPVPRASYKFDWDKLDDPNFNPFGGGSKVSTSPKCSEPSSQKVPQQEEQDSASPRREHLPVERDNRPNSCEILERKEPRSP from the exons ATGAGTCTGCAGAtcttaaatgcagaaaatggagaaaacgTCAGTGATGATCTAACAGCGGAAGACTGTGGCTTTTACTTTGCACAATCGGAAGCTACAGGGAGACCTTCTATTCTGCGCCTGTCCCAGAAAGAAAATTTGCCACCAAAAAGTGTGGCGAGAGCTATGAAG GTAACCTTTCAAACTCCTCTAAGAGATCCTCAGTCTCGAAAAATATTAAGTCCCACCATGACAGACAAACTTGAGTCTACTTTCACACTTGATGATTGCAGTGAAGCCTTGCAGGATGATCTCTCTGTGCCCATCAGCACTGT cataaGTCAACAGAAGACTGAAGCTGAAGCAAGTGATACGgagataaataaacaaatgccAGAGAAAGTCAGCGCTGCTCCTTACCCAGATGATGAGATGCCAGTGAAGAGCCGAGGTTCCTACAGTCTTGATTTTGATAACTTAAATGACATCAATCCCTTTCAGAGTTCAATGCAGCTGCAGAATTCTCCTGCAAACCTGCAAAAGTCTCCTGTAAGGGTATCTAGCAGCCCTGAAAAAACTAATGAGAAAAGTAGCAATTCTCTTCCGCTGGATAATACAGCTTCTCCTTCAACAACTACAAGTACGCAGTATCCCAGTAAACAGGATAATACTtcttcctctggaaaaaaatctgttctgctAGAGTCCAATAAACCTGATCTGTTCCCAAAGCACACTATTGGTGACTCTCTGCAGGAGTCTCCTTCCACAGAAGTAAGCCAAATCAATAAGTCTGGCAATTTGGATCTTATTAGTTCTGATGTGACTTGTTCCTCTAAAACTGGGGAATCGAAACTTCAAACTGTTCCAGTACCAGAAAAAGCTTCAACGGAAGAGTTGAAGCCTTTAGAAGAGCCTGCCATCTCCAAAGGGGAACCTGCAGAAAAGCCTGGTGTCACCAAGGCTGGACCAGTAAAACTGGAATTTGACTTTGATAACACCAGTGTTAGAAAACCACCTCCTAAGAAACTAGGTAAAAGACTTGGAATTAAACCACCTTCCAAAAAAACTTTTAATAccaaactgaaaacagagaatagtgaagtggaaaataaaagtaatgtgGAAGACGAAGCTCCTGTTCCTAGGGCATCCTATAAGTTTGACTGGGACAAACTTGATGATCCAAACTTTAATCCTTTTGGAGGAGGTTCTAAAGTTTCCACCTCACCCAAGTGTTCTGAGCCCAGCTCTCAGAAAGTTCCCCAGCAGGAAGAGCAGGATAGTGCCTCACCAAGAAGAGAGCATCTTCCAGTGGAACGGGATAACAGACCAAATAGCTGTGAAATTCTTGAGAGAAAAGAACCAAGAAGTCCGTAA
- the LOC104910908 gene encoding transforming acidic coiled-coil-containing protein 3-like isoform X1 — MSLQILNAENGENVSDDLTAEDCGFYFAQSEATGRPSILRLSQKENLPPKSVARAMKVTFQTPLRDPQSRKILSPTMTDKLESTFTLDDCSEALQDDLSVPISTVSISQQKTEAEASDTEINKQMPEKVSAAPYPDDEMPVKSRGSYSLDFDNLNDINPFQSSMQLQNSPANLQKSPVRVSSSPEKTNEKSSNSLPLDNTASPSTTTSTQYPSKQDNTSSSGKKSVLLESNKPDLFPKHTIGDSLQESPSTEVSQINKSGNLDLISSDVTCSSKTGESKLQTVPVPEKASTEELKPLEEPAISKGEPAEKPGVTKAGPVKLEFDFDNTSVRKPPPKKLGKRLGIKPPSKKTFNTKLKTENSEVENKSNVEDEAPVPRASYKFDWDKLDDPNFNPFGGGSKVSTSPKCSEPSSQKVPQQEEQDSASPRREHLPVERDNRPNSCEILERKEPRSP, encoded by the exons ATGAGTCTGCAGAtcttaaatgcagaaaatggagaaaacgTCAGTGATGATCTAACAGCGGAAGACTGTGGCTTTTACTTTGCACAATCGGAAGCTACAGGGAGACCTTCTATTCTGCGCCTGTCCCAGAAAGAAAATTTGCCACCAAAAAGTGTGGCGAGAGCTATGAAG GTAACCTTTCAAACTCCTCTAAGAGATCCTCAGTCTCGAAAAATATTAAGTCCCACCATGACAGACAAACTTGAGTCTACTTTCACACTTGATGATTGCAGTGAAGCCTTGCAGGATGATCTCTCTGTGCCCATCAGCACTGT cagcataaGTCAACAGAAGACTGAAGCTGAAGCAAGTGATACGgagataaataaacaaatgccAGAGAAAGTCAGCGCTGCTCCTTACCCAGATGATGAGATGCCAGTGAAGAGCCGAGGTTCCTACAGTCTTGATTTTGATAACTTAAATGACATCAATCCCTTTCAGAGTTCAATGCAGCTGCAGAATTCTCCTGCAAACCTGCAAAAGTCTCCTGTAAGGGTATCTAGCAGCCCTGAAAAAACTAATGAGAAAAGTAGCAATTCTCTTCCGCTGGATAATACAGCTTCTCCTTCAACAACTACAAGTACGCAGTATCCCAGTAAACAGGATAATACTtcttcctctggaaaaaaatctgttctgctAGAGTCCAATAAACCTGATCTGTTCCCAAAGCACACTATTGGTGACTCTCTGCAGGAGTCTCCTTCCACAGAAGTAAGCCAAATCAATAAGTCTGGCAATTTGGATCTTATTAGTTCTGATGTGACTTGTTCCTCTAAAACTGGGGAATCGAAACTTCAAACTGTTCCAGTACCAGAAAAAGCTTCAACGGAAGAGTTGAAGCCTTTAGAAGAGCCTGCCATCTCCAAAGGGGAACCTGCAGAAAAGCCTGGTGTCACCAAGGCTGGACCAGTAAAACTGGAATTTGACTTTGATAACACCAGTGTTAGAAAACCACCTCCTAAGAAACTAGGTAAAAGACTTGGAATTAAACCACCTTCCAAAAAAACTTTTAATAccaaactgaaaacagagaatagtgaagtggaaaataaaagtaatgtgGAAGACGAAGCTCCTGTTCCTAGGGCATCCTATAAGTTTGACTGGGACAAACTTGATGATCCAAACTTTAATCCTTTTGGAGGAGGTTCTAAAGTTTCCACCTCACCCAAGTGTTCTGAGCCCAGCTCTCAGAAAGTTCCCCAGCAGGAAGAGCAGGATAGTGCCTCACCAAGAAGAGAGCATCTTCCAGTGGAACGGGATAACAGACCAAATAGCTGTGAAATTCTTGAGAGAAAAGAACCAAGAAGTCCGTAA